A stretch of the Vulcanisaeta souniana JCM 11219 genome encodes the following:
- a CDS encoding TSUP family transporter has product MITVIFDLLKMLEFVIAGIVAGLLGALAGLGGGVVLTPVLTLFLSVPIIYATGSALISTISTSAGSASVYVKKRLANDRIGISLVTATTTGAIIGSLTANFVYAHGLTWIIYVIFGVVLLASIVPTVQRSTCELPPLRDPDRTTKVFKLYGVCYDPALKIWYKYWGVRWWLGWLIMLFAGFISGLLGIGSGALKVLAMDWGMNLPMKVSTTTSNFMIGVTAATSGSLYWFFGYISPFIAACTAIGVLLGSRIGTRMLMYVTNRQVRWVFVSILAYLGFRMVLRGLGREGMLPITSMERNIVAAVFASIIIISLYFVFTYKYQETQDMTLSIYQAQQENPGKIELKFINITSNLLKYGVFISIALLILGLILIFVHGGGLGIPLNKIVDPNGHVDTSAISIMSVVVGDLRLDGLSLMLTGLLVLIAIPVIMVSLNLARFAMERDVLYTVLAAITLVNLFLAIFVLPVIILHV; this is encoded by the coding sequence ATGATCACCGTAATATTCGATCTACTAAAGATGCTGGAATTCGTAATCGCAGGTATTGTGGCTGGCTTACTCGGTGCCCTGGCTGGGCTTGGCGGTGGCGTTGTTTTAACGCCAGTATTAACGTTGTTCCTGAGCGTACCAATAATATACGCCACGGGCTCCGCATTAATATCGACAATATCCACATCAGCCGGCTCAGCCAGTGTATATGTCAAGAAGAGACTAGCCAATGACAGGATAGGCATTAGCCTAGTCACCGCAACAACCACGGGTGCAATAATAGGTTCATTAACAGCAAATTTCGTATATGCACACGGCCTCACTTGGATCATATATGTAATATTTGGCGTAGTACTACTGGCTTCAATAGTGCCAACGGTGCAAAGGAGCACTTGTGAATTACCGCCACTAAGGGACCCGGATCGAACAACCAAGGTCTTCAAACTCTATGGAGTGTGCTATGACCCAGCACTAAAGATTTGGTATAAGTATTGGGGTGTTCGTTGGTGGCTCGGCTGGCTTATCATGCTCTTCGCTGGCTTCATTAGTGGGTTATTGGGTATTGGTAGTGGGGCCCTTAAGGTCCTTGCCATGGATTGGGGAATGAACTTGCCCATGAAGGTGAGTACAACAACGAGTAACTTCATGATAGGAGTGACAGCGGCGACTAGCGGCTCGCTATATTGGTTCTTTGGGTACATAAGTCCATTCATAGCTGCATGCACGGCGATTGGTGTCCTGCTTGGTTCGAGGATTGGCACTAGGATGCTCATGTACGTGACCAATAGGCAGGTTAGGTGGGTCTTTGTATCGATACTGGCTTATTTGGGCTTTAGGATGGTTCTTAGGGGTCTCGGTAGGGAGGGCATGCTGCCGATAACGTCAATGGAAAGAAACATAGTGGCTGCAGTATTCGCATCGATAATAATAATTTCCCTCTACTTCGTATTCACGTACAAGTACCAGGAAACCCAAGACATGACGCTGAGTATTTACCAGGCTCAGCAGGAGAATCCGGGAAAGATTGAGCTTAAGTTCATAAATATAACGAGTAATCTCCTTAAGTACGGCGTCTTCATAAGTATCGCGCTATTAATTCTCGGTCTTATACTCATCTTTGTTCATGGTGGTGGATTGGGAATACCGCTTAATAAGATCGTTGATCCCAATGGACATGTTGATACCTCGGCAATATCGATAATGAGCGTTGTTGTTGGTGATTTAAGGCTTGATGGGCTAAGCCTAATGCTAACAGGGTTATTGGTTTTAATAGCAATACCGGTGATCATGGTTTCACTAAACCTCGCTAGGTTCGCCATGGAGAGAGATGTACTATATACAGTACTTGCAGCAATAACCCTGGTCAACCTGTTCCTCGCAATATTCGTACTTCCGGTAATAATACTTCATGTGTAG
- a CDS encoding sulfite exporter TauE/SafE family protein, with amino-acid sequence MYVVTQALANLGLIAVCGLGAGILGGLLGLGGAVILTPLLTILLNLPIQYSAGISLVSAISTSIMAGSRFLRMGLPNTKVFIALSSAGTTGAIMGSLMAYHIINSGYNWILYLVFSGVMYMAMALVARPKQHVVTALPVDVRDSYVVTGSYLDQALKVYVNYGIRRSNLLKAWGVMLFGGVISGLLGIGGGPINMLALYWAAEMPIKVASATSNLIVGATAATSGTLYWFFGYIQPFMAMASVIGIVIGANISTHILPKARGSTIKILLLSIFSYLAYRMLLSGLKRGGIFVLPTGIEYVTSFMVLIITLGILFALRKYIND; translated from the coding sequence ATGTATGTAGTTACCCAAGCCCTGGCAAACCTGGGCTTAATAGCAGTTTGTGGCTTAGGAGCTGGCATACTCGGGGGACTACTTGGGCTCGGTGGTGCCGTTATACTAACGCCACTATTAACAATTCTGCTTAACCTGCCAATACAGTACTCCGCCGGCATTAGTCTCGTGTCTGCAATATCCACGTCAATAATGGCTGGCTCCAGGTTCCTGAGGATGGGCTTACCAAACACTAAGGTTTTCATAGCATTATCCTCAGCAGGCACCACTGGAGCCATAATGGGGTCGTTGATGGCGTACCACATAATAAACTCGGGCTATAACTGGATCCTTTACCTAGTGTTTAGTGGTGTCATGTACATGGCAATGGCCCTCGTGGCAAGGCCCAAGCAACACGTGGTAACGGCATTACCAGTAGACGTAAGGGATTCCTACGTAGTCACCGGGTCCTACCTGGACCAGGCCCTGAAGGTCTATGTGAACTACGGAATACGAAGAAGCAACCTACTCAAGGCATGGGGAGTTATGCTCTTTGGAGGCGTGATATCGGGCCTCCTTGGGATCGGAGGCGGGCCAATAAACATGCTAGCCCTGTACTGGGCTGCCGAGATGCCGATAAAGGTTGCTTCAGCAACCAGCAACCTAATAGTCGGGGCCACGGCGGCAACCAGCGGAACACTTTACTGGTTCTTTGGTTATATACAGCCGTTCATGGCCATGGCATCAGTGATAGGCATAGTGATTGGCGCAAACATATCAACGCACATACTACCCAAGGCCAGGGGATCCACAATAAAGATACTACTGCTCTCAATATTCTCATACCTAGCATACAGAATGCTACTATCTGGATTGAAGAGGGGAGGGATCTTCGTATTGCCAACAGGCATTGAGTATGTAACGTCGTTCATGGTACTAATAATAACACTGGGAATACTATTTGCATTGCGTAAATACATTAATGATTAA
- a CDS encoding aldose 1-epimerase produces MRCLEVGGYVSRAVICNRGAYLLEWSVSGKDIILPGDPDRPTWSGIAIMIPFANRVRDGEYEFEGIKYSLPRNKEGHAIHGLVLNEEWSVTSTSENSISLKHVLNHPGYPTELTSMVKYALVEGGLDVEFIVKNTGLRGAPLVVGAHPYFIASNDWRINTQGKALMCETINKIPTGKLIPFNLNIMGRREFDDCFLINGDITLESQHSAIKIIRQGMPYVQIFTGVPNAIAIEPMSGTPDAYHNGMGLTIIRPGEEKAFSFAIRVLRA; encoded by the coding sequence GTGAGGTGCCTCGAAGTAGGCGGTTACGTCTCTAGAGCTGTCATATGCAATAGGGGCGCGTACTTACTCGAGTGGTCGGTCTCAGGTAAGGACATAATACTACCTGGCGATCCTGACAGACCAACGTGGAGTGGCATAGCAATAATGATACCCTTCGCGAATAGGGTCAGGGATGGGGAGTATGAGTTTGAAGGAATAAAGTATTCGCTACCTAGGAATAAGGAGGGCCATGCAATTCATGGTCTTGTCTTAAACGAGGAATGGAGCGTAACATCCACCAGTGAGAACAGTATATCGCTCAAGCATGTTCTTAATCACCCTGGTTACCCAACGGAATTAACATCAATGGTCAAATACGCACTAGTTGAAGGAGGACTCGATGTTGAGTTCATTGTTAAAAATACGGGGCTCAGAGGTGCGCCTTTGGTAGTTGGTGCTCATCCATACTTCATAGCCTCTAATGACTGGAGGATAAATACCCAGGGGAAAGCATTAATGTGTGAAACAATTAATAAAATACCAACCGGTAAATTAATACCATTTAACCTAAACATCATGGGAAGGAGAGAATTTGATGACTGCTTCCTAATTAATGGAGACATAACACTGGAGTCCCAACATTCGGCGATCAAGATCATAAGGCAGGGCATGCCTTACGTTCAGATATTCACGGGAGTGCCTAACGCCATAGCAATAGAACCAATGAGTGGAACACCGGATGCATATCACAATGGCATGGGACTAACCATAATAAGACCAGGTGAGGAAAAGGCATTTAGCTTCGCAATAAGGGTACTAAGGGCCTAG
- a CDS encoding STT3 domain-containing protein, whose product MSKAKAVSKARMEPVTRTIPSIPLDVRATQWLAFLSALVPFTLLAYYVRLYPVLIYGWYINEFDPYIRLFMAEQMLKYGTIKGLLWWLHKGYGALFTHFWYPWGANWTTILSPGVSWLGVLAYKVLSHFGFDLLQSVILLPAIANAAVVPAMFYLGYRLGGKYVGILAALWSVFTTMFLQRGTAGWFAAEPIFQFIATLGIAFYIESLVRKDNYWILFAIISAIFNGITTWVWGSYVFLWNFYGLFTIIVLLYLLIRIARRQNLPFTIDKLVITYVLTDLGFSAFVAITPRYGFHTLISGMGGVANAALLFSIIAYALIKLYPRYPRIMVPVVRYFLVAIVVLVAVVIGLSFTSIGGKFLGAIAPLARSAIVQSVAEHSPSTLQQSMYNVSITIPFVIYTILLSIMSLSLPAVLIGLGSLAAAYFASSEVWLFMLLGLFWVPAAAYGFVKLTELVLNRRALIGISLAALFSVILAIALVINIQPALSMSIMPQQIVSTVSPPYPTPDWLDALQWLSYNTPPNATVLSWWDYGYWISIIGNRTSLADNSTVNSTQIALIGRFFMSNPYNYTGVLEDLNKLHDPQYILIFEPYYIYGPVNATNTGLGSSSMCILIPEYPAGGDFAKSYWMASIAGYSSSYIGNTFIEPVKLGSSYIYLPYSNITVVNNTLEGYSAAYNVTLYDLMFNSEVSSASYSVWLTCTMNGIPTYWIFESIPTVIPTTSGSSYTIKLMYQSILSNYAGIPSPLLSSPPPWAQLVYVSRPYGWVIIYKVNYALLEALAHNQTLSTP is encoded by the coding sequence ATGAGCAAGGCAAAGGCCGTTAGTAAAGCTAGGATGGAACCAGTTACCCGAACAATACCCAGTATTCCGCTTGATGTGAGGGCCACGCAGTGGCTTGCTTTTCTGTCGGCCCTAGTGCCATTCACACTACTGGCCTACTACGTTAGGTTATACCCAGTGCTGATTTACGGCTGGTACATAAACGAGTTCGACCCATACATAAGGCTCTTCATGGCTGAACAAATGCTTAAGTACGGAACAATCAAGGGACTCCTCTGGTGGCTCCATAAGGGCTACGGCGCATTATTCACACACTTCTGGTACCCATGGGGAGCCAATTGGACAACCATATTGTCACCTGGTGTTTCCTGGCTCGGTGTACTCGCTTACAAGGTACTATCACACTTCGGCTTCGACCTACTACAATCAGTTATTCTACTCCCGGCAATAGCTAATGCTGCGGTTGTACCGGCAATGTTTTACCTTGGTTATAGGCTTGGTGGTAAGTATGTAGGTATATTGGCAGCCCTATGGTCTGTATTCACCACTATGTTCCTGCAGAGGGGCACGGCAGGTTGGTTTGCCGCGGAGCCCATATTCCAATTCATAGCCACCCTAGGCATTGCCTTCTATATCGAGTCCTTAGTGAGGAAGGACAATTACTGGATACTCTTTGCAATAATTTCGGCAATATTCAACGGAATAACGACTTGGGTGTGGGGTTCCTACGTATTCCTATGGAACTTCTACGGATTATTCACAATAATAGTATTACTTTACCTGCTCATTAGGATAGCCAGGAGGCAGAACCTGCCCTTCACCATTGACAAGCTTGTGATAACCTACGTACTCACTGACCTTGGGTTCTCAGCCTTCGTAGCAATAACACCAAGGTACGGCTTCCACACACTGATATCTGGAATGGGCGGCGTAGCCAATGCAGCCCTACTATTCTCAATAATAGCCTATGCACTAATTAAATTATATCCAAGGTATCCAAGGATCATGGTGCCCGTGGTCAGGTACTTCCTAGTCGCCATTGTTGTACTTGTTGCCGTAGTCATCGGATTAAGCTTCACTTCAATAGGTGGTAAGTTCCTTGGCGCCATAGCGCCACTTGCCAGGAGCGCCATCGTACAGAGCGTTGCTGAGCATTCTCCATCAACGCTCCAGCAGAGTATGTACAATGTCTCAATAACGATACCATTCGTAATATACACAATACTCCTTTCCATAATGTCACTCTCACTACCAGCAGTACTAATTGGCCTTGGGTCCTTGGCGGCTGCGTACTTCGCGTCATCCGAGGTTTGGCTATTCATGCTCCTTGGGTTATTCTGGGTACCTGCTGCAGCATACGGTTTCGTAAAACTCACAGAACTTGTATTGAATAGGCGCGCATTGATTGGTATTTCCCTAGCGGCCCTATTTAGTGTCATACTCGCCATAGCCCTCGTGATTAACATACAACCCGCGCTATCAATGTCCATAATGCCTCAACAAATAGTTAGTACGGTATCACCGCCGTATCCAACGCCCGACTGGCTTGATGCACTTCAATGGCTATCCTATAACACGCCGCCCAACGCCACCGTACTCTCATGGTGGGATTACGGTTATTGGATCTCGATCATAGGGAACAGGACAAGCCTAGCCGATAACTCAACAGTAAACAGCACGCAAATAGCGCTAATAGGTAGGTTCTTCATGTCTAACCCATACAACTACACGGGTGTCCTGGAGGATCTGAATAAACTTCATGACCCACAGTACATACTAATATTCGAGCCATACTACATATATGGACCTGTGAATGCTACGAATACGGGTTTAGGATCAAGCTCGATGTGCATCCTCATACCTGAGTACCCAGCAGGCGGTGACTTTGCAAAGAGTTATTGGATGGCTAGTATAGCCGGTTACTCAAGTAGCTACATAGGAAACACATTCATAGAACCCGTGAAGCTAGGCTCATCATATATTTACTTACCTTATTCCAACATAACAGTAGTCAACAACACATTGGAAGGCTATTCCGCAGCGTATAATGTCACCTTGTATGACTTAATGTTTAACTCCGAAGTATCCAGCGCATCATATTCGGTATGGCTGACATGTACAATGAATGGTATACCAACGTATTGGATATTTGAAAGCATACCAACGGTGATCCCAACAACCAGTGGTTCATCATATACTATAAAACTTATGTATCAAAGCATACTGTCTAACTATGCCGGCATACCGTCGCCACTCCTTTCCTCACCACCACCCTGGGCTCAATTAGTCTATGTCTCTAGACCATATGGTTGGGTGATAATATATAAGGTAAACTATGCATTATTGGAGGCATTGGCGCATAACCAAACGCTTTCGACTCCCTAA
- a CDS encoding RNA-protein complex protein Nop10, translating into MDSILRRCRNCGRYTMRKDKCPYCGGELEVPHPPKYSPEDRYGRQRLLMKVMSGRIKLSRDIMDALISGHSSKQ; encoded by the coding sequence ATGGACTCAATACTGAGGAGATGTAGGAACTGCGGTAGGTACACAATGAGGAAGGACAAGTGCCCATACTGTGGCGGCGAGCTCGAGGTGCCGCACCCACCTAAGTACTCGCCTGAGGATAGGTATGGTAGGCAAAGGCTGTTAATGAAGGTAATGAGCGGGAGGATTAAACTAAGCCGGGATATAATGGATGCATTAATTTCAGGGCATTCAAGTAAGCAATAG
- a CDS encoding translation initiation factor IF-2 subunit alpha, whose protein sequence is MSKREERVDDIKRNVLTVRIARKELPDIGELVVGTVYRILEHGVYVLLDEYGGMEAYAPINEVVQSWFHEIKDYLRPGQKTVFRVIRVDARRRLVDVSLRKVREEEKKEKLTRWKRTLRGVKLLELVAKKLNIPLETALREFGWKLEDYYGDFLSIFENVVKYGPDDLRKLGLSDNVINAIVEVAKERIEAEPVEISGIIRMISIKPDGVKHVRDVLLKAMDLAKKEGADGIRIYTIGPPRYRVDIVGKDPKKLEQILKDVVNLVSTEIKKRGGEASFTRVGE, encoded by the coding sequence ATGAGTAAGAGAGAGGAGAGGGTAGATGATATCAAGAGGAATGTATTAACGGTTAGGATAGCCAGGAAGGAATTACCTGACATAGGTGAGCTCGTAGTTGGCACGGTATATAGAATACTGGAGCACGGCGTGTATGTACTGCTCGATGAGTATGGAGGCATGGAGGCCTACGCGCCAATTAATGAGGTTGTTCAGTCGTGGTTTCACGAGATTAAGGACTACCTAAGGCCCGGGCAGAAGACTGTATTTAGGGTTATTAGGGTTGATGCCAGGAGGAGACTAGTTGATGTTTCACTCAGGAAGGTTAGGGAGGAGGAGAAGAAGGAGAAGCTGACCAGATGGAAGAGAACGCTTAGGGGTGTTAAGCTCCTCGAACTTGTTGCAAAGAAGTTGAACATACCACTCGAAACGGCCCTTCGGGAATTTGGATGGAAACTTGAGGATTATTATGGTGATTTCCTATCGATTTTTGAGAATGTGGTTAAGTATGGACCTGACGACCTAAGGAAGCTGGGGCTTAGTGATAATGTTATTAATGCAATTGTGGAGGTTGCCAAGGAGAGGATTGAGGCAGAGCCTGTGGAGATCTCGGGTATCATTAGGATGATAAGCATAAAGCCTGATGGTGTTAAGCACGTTAGGGACGTGCTTTTAAAGGCAATGGATCTGGCAAAGAAGGAGGGCGCCGACGGCATTAGGATATACACAATAGGTCCACCTAGGTATAGGGTGGATATTGTTGGTAAGGACCCAAAGAAACTAGAGCAAATACTAAAGGATGTGGTTAACCTAGTAAGTACAGAAATAAAGAAGAGGGGCGGCGAGGCCAGTTTTACTAGGGTAGGCGAGTAA
- a CDS encoding 30S ribosomal protein S27e, which yields MPTNWRSILVPRPRSRFLRVRCNNCGNEQVVFDRPAMAVRCLVCGNVLIEPTGGRGRIVGATVVTTYE from the coding sequence ATGCCCACTAACTGGCGTTCAATACTTGTTCCAAGGCCGAGGTCAAGGTTCCTAAGGGTTAGGTGCAACAACTGTGGTAATGAGCAGGTGGTCTTCGATAGACCAGCCATGGCAGTTAGGTGCCTGGTCTGCGGTAATGTTCTCATAGAACCAACGGGTGGCAGGGGTAGGATAGTTGGCGCCACCGTGGTCACCACATACGAATAA
- a CDS encoding 50S ribosomal protein L44e, protein MKFPKVVRVYCPKCNTYTDHSVTIYSHGKRRNLSEGQRRYLRKLKGYGSSRKPKQKRFSKTTKKVVVKLQCRQCGYVVLRKLGRLKKVELAETK, encoded by the coding sequence GTGAAGTTTCCCAAGGTTGTGAGGGTTTATTGCCCAAAGTGCAATACGTACACGGATCACTCAGTAACGATATACAGCCATGGAAAGAGGAGGAACCTATCCGAGGGACAGAGGAGGTACTTAAGGAAGCTTAAGGGCTATGGATCAAGCAGGAAACCAAAGCAGAAGAGGTTTTCCAAGACCACCAAGAAGGTTGTTGTTAAGCTTCAGTGCAGGCAGTGTGGTTATGTGGTTCTTAGGAAACTTGGTAGATTAAAGAAGGTTGAATTGGCTGAGACAAAGTGA
- the priS gene encoding DNA primase catalytic subunit PriS, whose amino-acid sequence MPGFIELVRVLFRNYYRGIDLSEVSDLERREFGFQFLDKEGMIRHIGFRGSDELRRYIINNVPSHIYYSAALYGNPTNQDMDAKDWLGADLVFDIDGDHLPTPNCQGVELMTLECLGDAAEEVGKLLDFLIEDFGFSDSSIKIFFSGHRGYHVHIELPDVRGLTDEERREIVDYLLLRGFDIEHLIRGNASLIDARLRGIGGRLASVIHEVDPELLNELSGRKRVGKYLVRKLSSLNAMISERLSVHIDEVVTMDIHRLIRMPNSLHGKTGLKVIRISPSELERGVEFIIDKAVQFRKGSLTIRLARKVPVRRVLGEEINGDEGSIIKVPTYIGLYLVINGWGELVD is encoded by the coding sequence ATGCCTGGCTTTATTGAATTGGTGAGGGTTTTATTTAGGAATTATTATAGGGGTATTGACCTGTCGGAGGTCAGCGATTTAGAGAGGAGGGAGTTTGGTTTTCAATTCCTAGATAAGGAGGGCATGATTAGGCATATTGGTTTTAGGGGCAGTGATGAGTTGAGACGGTACATAATAAACAATGTACCATCCCACATTTACTACTCGGCTGCCCTTTATGGGAATCCCACTAATCAGGACATGGATGCCAAGGATTGGTTGGGCGCTGACCTGGTCTTTGATATCGATGGTGATCACTTACCAACGCCTAATTGCCAGGGCGTTGAGCTAATGACTCTTGAGTGCCTAGGTGACGCAGCAGAGGAGGTTGGTAAACTCCTTGATTTTCTCATTGAGGACTTTGGTTTTTCTGACTCATCAATTAAAATTTTCTTCAGTGGGCATAGGGGTTACCATGTACATATTGAGTTACCCGATGTTAGGGGCTTGACTGATGAGGAGAGGAGGGAGATCGTTGATTACCTACTGCTTCGTGGCTTTGATATTGAGCACTTGATCAGGGGTAATGCAAGCCTTATTGACGCCAGATTGAGGGGTATCGGTGGCAGATTGGCTTCGGTTATTCACGAAGTAGATCCAGAGCTTCTGAATGAGCTTAGCGGAAGGAAGAGAGTGGGTAAGTACCTAGTTCGGAAGTTAAGTTCTCTCAATGCCATGATTAGTGAACGCCTCTCTGTTCATATTGACGAGGTGGTTACCATGGACATCCACAGGCTCATTAGAATGCCCAACTCGCTACATGGCAAGACAGGTCTTAAAGTCATTAGGATAAGTCCCAGTGAGCTGGAGCGCGGTGTCGAGTTCATTATAGATAAGGCTGTGCAGTTCAGGAAGGGTTCACTAACTATTAGGCTTGCTAGGAAGGTACCCGTTAGGAGGGTTCTTGGCGAGGAGATTAATGGTGATGAGGGTAGTATTATTAAGGTGCCCACATACATTGGTCTGTACCTAGTGATTAATGGTTGGGGTGAGTTGGTTGATTAA
- the pcn gene encoding proliferating cell nuclear antigen (pcna): MSEVKITYPDAREFLQIIDAVSALIEEANFTLASDGLKLRALDPSRTAMIDLLIPREAFEEFPEGLNEEVKIGVNFDDFKKLLRRIRKGDKLSMEVSEGKLRVRLVGKASRTMTLPLIDIGAEELPTPKVVYTVLAKISSDSLNEALKDADVIADAVKFDAKDDGLYVSASSDKGDVEVKFEREGEVMFEYDLKEPATAKYSLDYLVDTISRAYRISDIVTVEFATQKPIALTFEIPMGGKLTYYIAPMIE; encoded by the coding sequence ATGTCTGAGGTTAAGATAACGTATCCAGACGCCAGGGAGTTCTTGCAGATAATAGATGCTGTGTCTGCGTTGATTGAGGAGGCGAACTTTACGTTAGCTAGTGACGGACTTAAGTTGAGGGCTTTAGATCCATCAAGGACGGCTATGATCGACTTATTGATACCCAGGGAGGCCTTTGAGGAATTTCCAGAAGGTCTCAATGAGGAAGTTAAGATTGGAGTTAACTTTGATGACTTCAAGAAGTTACTGAGGAGGATTAGGAAGGGTGATAAATTAAGTATGGAGGTGAGTGAAGGCAAGCTTAGGGTTAGGCTTGTTGGCAAGGCCTCAAGGACGATGACGCTACCGCTCATTGATATTGGTGCCGAGGAACTGCCAACACCAAAGGTGGTGTATACGGTATTGGCTAAGATATCCAGTGACTCATTGAATGAGGCTCTAAAGGATGCTGATGTTATTGCCGATGCTGTTAAGTTTGATGCAAAGGATGATGGTCTATATGTATCGGCGAGTAGTGATAAGGGTGATGTTGAGGTTAAGTTTGAGAGGGAGGGCGAGGTAATGTTCGAGTATGACCTAAAGGAACCAGCCACCGCCAAGTACAGCCTTGATTACCTGGTTGATACTATTTCAAGGGCCTACAGGATTAGTGATATAGTTACCGTGGAGTTTGCCACACAGAAGCCCATTGCATTAACGTTTGAGATACCCATGGGTGGTAAGTTAACATACTACATAGCGCCAATGATTGAGTAA
- a CDS encoding transcription factor S gives MAIKFCPRCRSMMVLAKEGGRAFWRCPKCGYTEEVDSGNAKLVEKTTLSKKDDKPIVLAKTGEEALPKVRKTCPKCGNDEAYFWVQQTRAADEPPTRFYKCTKCGHVWREYE, from the coding sequence ATGGCCATTAAGTTCTGCCCAAGATGCAGGAGTATGATGGTTTTAGCAAAGGAGGGTGGGAGGGCGTTTTGGAGGTGTCCGAAGTGTGGCTATACTGAGGAGGTTGATTCTGGTAATGCCAAGCTTGTTGAGAAGACGACGTTGAGTAAGAAGGATGATAAGCCAATAGTGCTGGCAAAGACTGGTGAGGAGGCGCTGCCGAAGGTTAGGAAGACTTGCCCAAAGTGCGGTAATGATGAGGCCTATTTCTGGGTTCAGCAGACCAGGGCTGCGGATGAACCGCCAACCAGGTTTTACAAGTGCACGAAATGTGGCCACGTATGGCGTGAGTACGAGTAA
- a CDS encoding 30S ribosomal protein S19e, with amino-acid sequence MVSVRDVPADLLIRELAKYLKENVPQVKPPDWALFVKTGPNKDRVPMQDDWWYIRAAAILRKVYLNGPVGLGSLRMAFSYRAKIGTGARSERTRKAGGAIIRNILHQLETAGLVTKVKTGRVVTPQGKSLLDKIAANIFKELTKKSPELTKYLTPKTATE; translated from the coding sequence TTGGTCAGTGTTAGGGACGTACCAGCGGACCTACTAATTAGGGAGTTAGCCAAGTACCTAAAGGAAAACGTGCCTCAGGTAAAGCCGCCGGACTGGGCGTTATTTGTTAAGACAGGCCCGAATAAGGACAGAGTACCAATGCAGGATGATTGGTGGTACATAAGGGCAGCGGCAATACTGAGGAAGGTCTACTTGAACGGTCCAGTGGGACTTGGCAGCCTAAGAATGGCCTTTAGCTACAGGGCTAAGATAGGCACTGGCGCAAGGAGCGAGAGGACCAGGAAGGCCGGTGGCGCTATAATTAGGAACATACTGCATCAACTGGAGACCGCAGGCCTTGTTACAAAAGTGAAGACTGGCAGGGTGGTAACACCACAGGGTAAGTCATTACTTGACAAAATAGCGGCCAACATATTTAAGGAATTAACCAAGAAAAGCCCAGAATTAACCAAGTACTTAACGCCAAAGACGGCCACGGAATAA